ttgaattattaggtttgagatatatgcttgcaatcagtcatattagacaattttattcactggtaaaatcagacatttgaaattatcagattatattcaacaatatataggctagagtaggtgtactgacactgtaaacatttattttcatgaacaactgtgggttcgctataaatgaaaaaaaaaaaaacatatcaaatgcttgtcgtaatcataactctaaaatgcgatatgttaatttaaatgaagtgcacactttcggtttcattctgactgctaagtgcttgttcatcctccgcgcgcggctcccaaacgatccctctgtgccacaaactcaatattatttacaactgtattacctgttactcgcgaCATACtgtatgcaggttctgttcactaaagtagacgcgcgcgccctctctgtgataacagctcacggtcagcagctcgtcacgtgtgatttcccagcaacgaaaacatcattatatgaagacaaaaatgacatttttaggtgaattataccttataaagacattatgtgactcattcaacatcatttggaggtgtcaatgtcactgagcaacgtatgtgaaaaGACTCGTGCTGCCGCCTTTTCttttctcctgaacttgaaaatgtgattgacagaatcgtagaaatgctggattaagatcgtctagggagtcgaatcgagatcgcgatcttttaacgataaATTGTGCATCTCTACAATATCACTCCCGAGCATGCGCGCACTAGGGATGGCAGCCGTGAAACTGACTTGTGTTTCGaacagtgtttcgaaacactgcaccgaagcatgatccgaaacccccaggtcacgtgactaaagtgtttcaaaacacctggtcacgtgacAACAGCGATTCAACGCATTGATAATTTCAGAAGCGTTTAGAAACCTGGAGAATCTGGATTTGACTAACATGGTCAATTTTACTTTTCCATCTCATATGGCGTAGTGGGCCGTGCGTGTGCACGTTGTAACTGTTTCAAGTTAATTTTGGGTTCAAATCCCGACTAGTATAAAAACACCAAAATcatcattttatgtattttaatcatgttactgttttatggtgtagtcttgATAGTATACAGCTGCAGATACACCATCAATTTAGCattatttttgtaacactgtaaaacaataattaatatttttacagtacagtgatgggtttaggttttggatagacgttaataaaatacaatgggacatgtaattaataatataaataattattgttaacttctggacACAACtttatctgatctagcaacaaccctgttttatgaccaaaacaatactaatttatttacaaggtgtttatttGGATGTtagagcaatgttgaaacaaaaggatacaaaaacaaagcattaccaactggtattaaagtaTTTCAAAAATAATTGTATCAGCCTGGATTCGAACCTACTATCTCCGGATGGTGATCATGAACTCTAACCACTCGACTGAACCACTTTTGGATTCATTgctacaaagtggggtttcatacctcaatttgctcaacagttctttgctgaagctgtttcagtgtaatactaataaaatgaccactaggtggcaccgtagagtggtgtttcgaaacgtttcgaagcttcgacacagttgcttcgactgtttcagtgtttcacaaaGCCTCGCGTTGCCCACCACTAGCGCGCACCCACTTGGAtgctgtttatttgtgtgtgtatgtgtgtgtgtgtgtgtgtgtgtgtgtgtgtgtgtgtgtgtgtgtgtgagagagaatgagagacagtgtagtgctgtgcatctctctctctctctctgtgtgtgtgtatgtgtgtgtgcgcacgtttgtgaatgagagagagcgtcctGCACAGATCTCTgatacaaacaagacaaacagtTGACGGCGAGCCTAAGGTTGCATAtatggtattcagtttctgaatggtttaggctcaggttatgtaatactttcgaaaatcacgatcgcaattcatatatatatatatatatatatatatatatatatatatatatatatatatatatatatatatatatatatatatatatatatatatatatatatatataaatataaatataaatatataaatataaatataaatatataaatataaatataaatatataaatataaatatatatatatataaatatatatatatatatatatatatatatatatatatatatatatatatatatatatatatatatatatataaacctgtgtctgtgatgcagcaagtccagagactgttgtgtactcctaaattttacataaaattcaCTTTGATGTGTGATgctgtaagctgagaaaatatgatatatatttccttctatgctaatgaaggactactgagacattccaagcatgggatgggtcctcctggtgaggcagagttcctcacagctccgatacacatctctgccatttgcttacagtaaccatgtgctcttcaccatacacaattcatctgctcgtgttcttctttcagataactttgtcatgtttggtgtcatttgacagtttatgacttcagtgttgtagtgatgaaatcaacagagacatcgattaattgtgtttcaatctacaatatatttactattgttgggtcatggcctgaggagagtatgttaatgtacttctcccccactTCATCTCTTTAACTTTGTTCTCACGTTCaactggttttgggggttggttttcacttaTGTTTGAGAATGCTTTGCTCGGGGTATAAtagggaaaggtaactgttgatctgggagaatgacttttactctgcatctcccgcacaccagtgcgtagcctcatatgctaacaaaggcagtttcactgtctttgttgctctgcagtgcatatgttacagctaatttctttatacagtatgttagtttgtttaattctaatgtctgtatatttaaacctgtaacttaataaacaactttgcctgctttaagacgtagagattctttctcttCATCAATGATGAtgacaactttaatggagtcagattaattacaatggagtcagataaataatggatttaaacacgccatccttcaactgcttcctgtttccgattattggttcagaatagcagcgtaagcttcaagccttacaattcaaataaaaagtGGTCGtgaacaaataatttattaattaaattgagTAACGGATTGGACCAAGAAGCAGCATTCCATACATCACGagtcacgacttaacaagtggatacaCAGCTGATTCAGTGGTTGCCCAGCAACATAATAAGCACAGCACACTCCTTTTTCTCATTAACAAAAAAAGCAGTGAGGTGTGTGGCTTGATCGGCCCCTCATTTACGAGTGAGAATCAGCACTGTTTTTATGATACTATATTAAATCATGATACCTGTGTcacattacaatattattttgatttgatttacagtCGTCTCTTGCTATAACGTGGTTCACCTTTCGCGCTCTTGCAgttttgcaaatttttttttcttgcagtttgacatgctttttttaacAGCACGTTGTGTTCTGCGACCTGATTGGCTGTATAccactgtcaatcaatctcctctgtgCCGTGTCACCTGTACAGTACAGATtgtgttcagcttgccaaatttacataaatctttaaAGGGCACATAAGTTACCCcttttttgaaaatttattttaagtcttttgtgtccgcagaatgtgtctgtaaagtttcagctcaaaacacccatcagagtattaaTTATAGCTGTTTGAAATGTCTAaattatagctgggaaaaggttgttgctgtttttttgcactgggccatTAAGGCGAGTCAGAATGTCAGAAATGATGTATGCATTTTTTCAAAATGCCGCCATCTATCGGTGAGCCATATCATACAGCCCATGATAAAACAAGTATAgatatttacataattaaaaaaaaaaaaggcaaatctCAATATCAATGATATATGGTCACATGATGACGTATGGAGTGTTTAGGTTCACCAGCACGTAAAACACCTGTCTGAGAGGAAGATCAACACAGCTTAAGTTGACAATTTTGTAACTAAATTGGGAGCTACTTTATTAGTATGGAAGTTGTGGGCTTTATTTTACTAAGTAACTGAATGCTGAAGGTAACCTTGcccaccagaagaaaaaaaaacttgttcaaaaccACCATGTAGTGGACTAACAAAATCGAATTTTATATTCAACCAAATAGTATaataaaacattgttaaaatacAAATATGGGTGTCCATGTACTGACACAGTATCACCGCAGAAATACTATTGTAATACTATGCCCTGTTGATATTTTCCCccacatttaatattaatatatttgaagTGTGTGGGTGTATTATGAGATTCCACTCCTATTAAGATACTTTCTTGCCATAAGTCAACTCCAAAATGCTAATGTGTCTGAAATGAGATTTTGACCACTTTCAGAGATCACTTTAGGTCACATTTGTAAAGTAAACAACACTCACGCGGTTGAATGTTATTGAAGAGCAACAGAAgacaaaatctaaacaaaaagtGTCAAAGTGTTGCATTTGAATGCATGTTAATCTCAGGTAAAAAACAATGCGGTATAGCTGAACAGATAAAGAAACAACTGTGGAGTCTGTTTACATTCAGTCAACTCATACGACCATGTAAATTATAGCAGGAAAGCATTTTTGACCCAAAACTCATGTGTGTGATGTTTGGATTACTCAAATTTGCCAAATTTGACGAGAATCTTTatcagtttattaaaaaaaacatctgtataacttaacagaagcaaaaaaataaataaaaattggtaTTTTAGTGGCCCTCCAGTGTTAATTTTCAAACCAAAGGTATCACAGATTCCCACATTTCCCTACACTACTCTGAAATCTACATAGTAAACTATTTagtaaatgtcttaaatttaacttgaggATCCTAATTCTTCTAGCATATCATTGGACAGATTTAGCTTGTGTTTAACTTTTAAAATCTTTACATTCTCAAActgaaatggtttaaaaaaaaaaagatgataatttttcaatataatattgtgaaatatactCATGTAGTTTGGATGTGAATGCAAATACACTGGTATACTATATACAAGTAGTGAATGCTGTGGATTTATGTTAGAATAAAGACTGACAGGAGAACATTTTATAATTCTTCACTCTTAAACCAACTTGTTAATGTTTAAATCAGCAATTAGGCCAGTTTGTAAATAGAGGAATTGGCCTTTTGTGGCTGTTAGAATGCATCGGCTTTCACATTATAAAAGTTTTCTGGTCAAAATCATTTTTGAAGTCACCAAAAGAGGACAAGCTCCACACTATTTTGACCCAGATCACACCTGTATAAAGTGTTGTTTACTTAGGATTGGATCAAAAAGACAAATTTTAATAGCGTGTTTTAACAGAGTTTGTGAACGGGAAATGAATCAATCTTGCTTAAATCAAGaaatttttaacaataactaCTTTACATGCCATTTAATGTCAATTCttctcaaatctttttttttctttttataatgtCAGATGCCTCCTATTTCTCATCAGAAATGCATCCCTAACAGATGTGCCATTTCAAGTGGAACCTGCTTCCAAAGTAAGTTATTTTTGAGAAAGAAATGCTGTAATAACCAAGTAATTATAGAAGATGGTTTCCGCTATGAGATAACACTTTCCAAAAAAAAGTAATCTTTACATCTCAACAATTGAGATCTTTCTTAAAATTGAGTAAACATCTGGAAAGCttgattttgtaacaacagtGAGGACTTTTTTCTGATCTAAttctgaaaacaaagttaaaagttgaaatgaaacaaaagacATAAAATCAAAATTGCAAGGCGGCatataaaaatgcaattttaagGAGCAAAACTACACTTCTTGTAATTATTGTGAGTTTGTAGCAAAAACTTTTAGATGTGATACGGAATTGTAAGAAATGAAGACAAAATTGCAAGAAAGGCTAAAAACTCAATATGCAATTCTGAGAcgattatatttttacatatacaatattatatagttattatatatCAACTATGGTTTATACCTCATAATTCTTAGAACAAAGGTACATTTCAATAAATGAACTTGTGAGAAATAAGTTTAAATTTTGAGAAAGCAATGAAAACGTAAGATAAACGTAAGATTTTTCCATTTGAAATTTCCCTTTTTTCCTCTAAAAGGTGGGATAAGTCTCCAAATTAACTCTTTCCGTAGAAgcgttttttctttctttcttagttTGCCAGCCACTGCCAGCATTGTTAAAATTTTCACCTAAATTTGATTGTCCTCAGAATATTTtcagtatattaaaataaagaatcAAGCCTCTCcttttatacaaacaaaatagcattttatttgtattattcacTGTGGAGAGCCCTGATAAAGAATGAGGCCAATGGAAATCTGTATGACTTAATTTTGACTTGTGATGGACAATTTCTGATCTTATATTACACTCTCAGAAGTTTCATAACTTATTCAGAACATGCTCTgtaacacacctaaaacacatcAATGGCAGGGAAGTGTCATCTTTTAATTGACAAGGTATCTAGCTGATGGCTCAGAAAGAGTTAAGTGACTacgggcctactcacactatgttatccaaaccatgcccaggcccgtttcccggatcgtttgagattTGTGATGGCTCTGAATCGGActcaggcatggttcagttggctggccctggcctgtttggaagaggtgtgccaaagcGCGGTTcactttggcacggtacgcttgtagtgtgagtgcaaagtgcacctgagcccaaaactgaggACGAGACGTTACATTTAAGGGACTGCTTTATaggtgtttattaatcattcttaatgtttaataaatgcaaactgtcgtagattattaaagactgCACcattagcaaacctcctaatacctgcagcacaaggacttttatgattgtttatgagcgtcaaagttggctgatctgttcagcaaaatatttgactgtcacAGCATCCCAAACGattaaaatgatataactaaagaaatctccacagtgctgagcgaaagcgctttttactgaacagcacatcatcgatgacgCAAGCATGCTCATGCGCGAATGTAATATTAGTGCGGGCCGTTGTGGGAGATAGGacgggggacaagcgtgcttcggcccggttcaagggaactgtacatagtgtgagtacgccctaaaagAGAAAGGTATAAACGGAGGTCGgagccagctccaagtgggtgggacTTAAGCTCCAAATAGCCTGTATAAGATGgaagttttcatttatttcatgtcATGACACAGATCCAATCTATTGTGTTTTATGAACatctacaccaaccctaaacccgacctcacagtaacctgatgttttattaacgtctacacctaccccaaccctaaacccaatctcaAAGTAACCTAATGTTTTATTatcgtctacacctaccccaaccctaacccaatTGCAAAGTTACCTAATGTTTTATTatcgtctacacctaccccaaccctaaacccagtcTCAAAGTAACCTAATGTTTTATTATCGTCTagtcctaccccaaccctaaacccgacctcacagtaacctgatgttttattaacgtctacacctaccccaaccctaaacccaatctcaAAGTAACCTAATGTTTTATTaccatctacacctaccccaaccctaacccagtCTCAAAGTAACCTAATGTTTTATTatcgtctacacctaccccaaccctaaacccaatctcaAAGTAACCTAATGTTTTATTatcgtctacacctaccccaaccctaaacccaatctcaAAGTAACCTAATGTTTTATTATCGTCTGCACCTACCCCAACCCAATTGCAAAGTTACCTAATGTTTTATTatcgtctacacctaccccaaccctaaacccaatctcaAAGTAACCtaatgttttattaacgtctacacctaccccaaccctaacccaatTGCAAAGTTACCTAATGTTTTATTATCGTCtgcacctaccccaaccctaacccaatTGCAAAGTTACCTAATGTTTTATTATCGTCTagtcctaccccaaccctaaacccgacctcacagtaacctgatgttttattaacgtctacacctaccccaaccctaaacccaatctcaAAGTAACCTAATGTTTTATTatcatctacacctaccccaaccctaaacccaatctcaAAGTAACCTAATGTTTTATTATCGTCTagtcctaccccaaccctaaacccaatctcaAAGTAACCTAATGTTTTATTatcgtctacacctaccccaacccaaTTGCAAAGTTACCTAATGTTTTATTatcgtctacacctaccccaaccctaacccagtCTCAAAGTAACCTAATGTTTTATTatcgtctacacctaccccaaccctaaacccaatctccAAAGTAACCTAATGTTTTATTATCGTCTagtcctaccccaaccctaaacccgacctcacagtaacctgatgttttattaacgtctacacctaccccaaccctaaacccaatctcaAAGTAACCTAATGTTTTATTatcgtctacacctaccccaaccctaaacccaatctcaAAGTAACCtaatgttttattaacgtctacacctaccccaaccctaaatccaaccttaCAGTGACTTCTTGTGTTTTAttacgtctacacctaccccaaacctaaacccaaacaaAGTGACCTGttgtttattaacatctacacttaCCTCAACCCTAAAGCcgacctcacagtaacctgaggttttattaacgtctatacctactccaaccctaaacgcaacctcacagtaacctgttgttttAACATCTACGCATTTAacgttttattaatttctacTACACCTATACAAACCCAAAACCTAACCCACTTGTGGCACAAATAACTCCAACTTGGAGGTCACCCAGCCTACGTGCAGTGTAATCTGTCCCATTTGGAAGTCTCCAGGCTGCAGCGATGCTTACTTGGATTACAATGCCACAAGtatctttttgtttgatttattttttccctgACCTTAGATAAATAAAAGCATCTGCATACCTGTGTCATTTTGGCGAAGTCTAGCACAGGCCGCGCACATGGTCTGTCCGGGTCCCTGCGGCGCTTCAGGCCGGGTTTGAGCAGGAGCAGGTCGCAGGGCTGAGAATGGCACCGTGGAAGTTGTGGAGGAAGAGCGCGGCGCACCGAAGACGGAGTGCTGCAGGCAGACGAGGGTGAGGCGGGCACCACCGCGGGGTGAGAGGCTATCTGTGGGGGCACTGGAGGCGGTGGCAGGAACTGGGCAGCCGCTTCCCGGATGAgcacaggagagagagagaagcgtCTCTGTGGCGGAGGCGGCGGGTGGAGCGGCGACGGAGAGGACGAGCACGAGGACGGCGAGGGGAAGAAGCAGCAGCAGGCACCACCGCCCGCACCGTCACTCGGGTCCCAGGGGAACGTCCACGGCAGCGGGGAGTCCGGGGACAGGGCCAGGCTGAAGAAAGTGGGGCTGGAAGAGGAGTGCAGCGAGGAGTTGAGCGAGGAGCTGGGGGCACGCAGCGGACACGGCCCCCCCGCGCCCCCTCCACTGTGACATCTGCGGTTCACTGGTGTCCAGACCTTGGATGCGCTCGGCCGCCAGGTGTACCGGCAGCGGGACAGGTCCTCTGGTACTGACAGCGAACGACAGTGGCGTTTGGGGGGTGGCGGGGGGGGGAGGGGGAGGCCCGGGAAAAGACAGGTCCGTCACAGAGGTGCTAGGGGCGAGCGGACGGTTCAGGGCATCCCCCTCCGGCAGGTGGCTTTCTGGAGGACCCAGGGGCACGGGGCCGGGGGGGAAGCTGGAGCTGAGCACCCCCTGCAGGCTGGCCTTCGAGGATGGGCAGAGCTGCCAGTAACTGCTCTCTGAAAGAGGACCGAGGACACAGATTAAAGTGCCATTTCAGAGTTTAGAAATAACACATttctataatacaataataaagtaatatacacaatactaaatcaaaattttttttttacttttgataaaacTACAATTTTAATGGACCcatgtttaaacaaatcttttttaagATAGAAAGAGTTGGGCATTGGAAAAGTTTTAAACAAGCAGCTTCTGTAAGgccgtttacactaatatattttagttttgaaaCGCTGTCtaagaatgaaaacgatccgcatccacactggtgcttcacctagcgtttctgaacatctCTCTGttcacactatactgctgaaaacgcacatcatgtgactacacacacactctgccacACACTGCAAGCATATATGTGCGCGTCTGaactccaggcagtcagcggtaAAAATTACGTGAGTTTTTAGCCCCtgtagaattattagccccctttgaatttttttttttctttaacatttctaaaactatgtttaatagagcaaggaaatgttcacagcatgtcagataaaatgttttcttcaggagaaagtcttatttgttttatttcggctagaataaaagcagtttttaattttttaaaaatctttataaggtcgtaattattagcccctttaagctatatattattttgaaagtctacagaacaaaccattgttataaactgcctagttaacctaagtagaccagttaagcctttaaatgtcactttaagctgtatagaagtgtctcgaagaatatctagtcaaatattatctactgtcatcatggcaaagataaaataaatcagtcattagaaatgagttattaaaacgattatgattagaaatgtgttgaaaaagtctgctctccgttaaacagaaattgaaggaaaaaataaacaggggggctaataattccaagttcaactgtatataatgtttTCTTCAATAAATGAACCTGACAGGACAACAGGAGATGGCAAAAAACCTGCTGCTGCAAGGAATTAGACTGACTACTATTCATCCATTGGCCTACtatttatattcattaaaaataaaacaaagaaatataaaatacagaaaaaaaaacatctaaatcgGTTGATACACATCGATCTGAAGGGTTTGCAGCTGAATATTATTGAAGTTCTCTGACAGGAACAGCTGTTCACTACTGATACATCAAAGAGTCTTGCTAGATCCTACTGAACGGGCACATGTccattataaaacactcacaggactTTAAATTAGACAACTATGCAGATAGTTGTGTTCACAAAAAGAGAGCACGCATAGTATATAAATCAACAGACTTGTGTGATTCTGGTATGAGCAAACGTGAGGCATGCTCGAAATTATGGTTTGATTTATACAACTGAGAACCTAGTCCTAGTTGATGTGCAGCAATTGGAAGTTTAAGCAACAGATATGTATTTAACAGTGAGAAATGCCATTACATCGATCATTTCCATatgacatttaatataaaaatcaaaCAATTATAGTAGAACATTTAAGTTACTTTTGAGCAATCTCGCGGCCCAACGCTTGAGGTTAAGAATCCCTGACTTAAAATACATCATCCTATTACTTTTATGTAGACAACCATACATTATTACTGTAGCATTTCATTCATACAGGGTaaatgcaggaatcctaaaggtaattttaatagcttttaaagactttttaaagaccttctcagaatatttaaaGATCTCATCGCCACCTCTGACCAGTATCAAACCTTTggaatcaatggagcacaaccatgcaacagaactcagataagctcggaataaacaaagcttaaaagaaattacgtggttgttttcagcgacaggcttcagccactgtttaaactcgtctttctccaaccaggagtacgcaaacttatgTTTCCCCATTTTGTCGTCTGTTCTGCTCTCTGGTTTCACTACATGTGAGAAGCGTCACATCATCTTCCCACGTTTGTCACAAATTATGTGACATCACCCTGAAGGAAGAGCTTGGACGGACGCACCCTGGCCCAAACCAATCGCGTGGATCAAGGATGCCGTTTTCAAtattaaaaggaaaataaatatatttatgctttgtttggagtcaaacactttagataacgcttgaacaaaattgaAGACCTCGTAAAAACGAGATTAggctttttaataccttttaagggccttcattttctcataattgatttatgatcttttaatactttttaagaccccgctgaCATCTTGTTATAAACTGTTTATAAACCTGCTCAATAACCCACagataataaagaaaaaagaaattcaactgaatggggagattcatgaaattgtaataataaacgtttacaaagcgatttaatactttcgaaagtcacgatcgcaatatatatgtccatgcctaatatccgatggccagaaagtgattcattgttttataaattgtacaaattttggtatttgttatgcagcaagcccagagattgttgtgtacactatgactttatgtaaaattaactttaagtgtgatatgaataaaaagtgatcataaacgaatgatttctccactcaagtgaatggcggattggacccggaaacagtattacatacgtcacaaacacgtcaccacttaacaagcagatagatAAATGCTTGATGTCTAGTCATGTACAGTagctaacatttaaaataaaactttaaaaaaaaaacctaagacAAGATTGGGTATTGTTCAGTAGTTTAAGGGCAACATCGATGAAagattttgatccacttcaaatgttgactagtgTAGTTAAGATAGAAGTACATTTCAGAAAAGTGACTCACCAGGCATCAATCCATCAGCAGGCCGGTTGGTTTCGGGGCTCTGACGAGGAAGTAGAGActgaaaaaagataaaaaaagatcTGCATTAATAAGCAGATCTAGCGGAAGCCATGGTTAAATGAATCAAATCTGCCTGCAATGAGATAAAACACATGCTTTACCAGTTTGCTGTCCAGTGGTCCTTGCTGATGCTGGGACAACGTTGTTGTCTAACATTTAACGAAACCATGGCATGGCAAATTGGAGGAGGAAGGAAAGGAGGGGAAAGAGGTTGATGTGCACTAGATAAAACTGAAGCTCAGTCCACAAAACATCCAGGACTTGCTGGGTATCATTCAGGAAGCATGATGATCACCTCACCTGTGGCACAGAGGGAAAATAAGATATAATGCAGGAAATcaaatatatgtacagttgaaggctTAATTATACTTCTGAAATGATGTGGAATCTTACACCGAAGGGGGCATGCAACGCATCTCAAAGTATTCATAGGCATTGTAtcattatatactgtattatcGGGTAAATTATAACAAGAAAAACTCCATTAACCCATATATTGTCATGGTTGTGTGACTATTAGTCAGGTTGTTAaatcaaaaaagcatttaaagagttagttcaccccaaaacagAAAATTTTGTTAATGATTACTCGCtcctgagaccttcgttcatcttcaaaTGAGGATATTTTAGATTCTGAGAGATCTCTGACCCTCTATAGACAACAACGGTCCCAAAAAGAAAACCCATTATTGTCAAAATAATCCATGTGACTTCAAACTACGTTGCTCGCCAGCGTTCCCCACATCAGGTCAGGGGTTGCGTTTATTATGGACAGTATAGCAATATGCTTGCATGTTCCTCTACTGACTCTAATGGCAATACGTGGCACTGCCCCAAGTAAACACAACTTGACCTGTCACAGGAGAGAAGACATAGGTGTTTttcacaaggttttttttttgcacaagtgCTCTATGTACT
The genomic region above belongs to Danio rerio strain Tuebingen ecotype United States chromosome 21, GRCz12tu, whole genome shotgun sequence and contains:
- the fam53c gene encoding protein FAM53C (The RefSeq protein has 1 frameshift compared to this genomic sequence), encoding MPESSYWQLCPSSKASLQGVLSSSFPPGPVPLGPPESHLPEGDALNRPLAPSTSVTDLSFPGPPPPPPPPPKRHCRSLSVPEDLSRCRYTWRPSASKVWTPVNRRCHSGGGAGGPCPLRAPSSSLNSSLHSSSSPTFFSLALSPDSPLPWTFPWDPSDGAGGGACCCFFPSPSSCSSSPSPLHPPPPPQRRFSLSPVLIREAAAQFLPPPPVPPQIASHPAVVPASPSSACSTPSSVRRALPPQLPRCHSQPCDLLLLKPGLKRRRDPDRPCARPVLDFAKMTQTRSTDPLSYLERGRLACGGDVCMGLEPFFGDFRGSCSPAEGLGRTSIGPLSESDEEEEREEEDPEERDGGQTSVFERDCTELDITLIEEN